AAATGGGCTGGTCTTCGCACCCACTGAGAAATGTTCATCTAAATATTTTCGTGAAATCTTTAGAATGTTGAAGAATTTCATATTGATGGCTGTGCTATGGTAACTAATAGCAATTAGGACATAGTCTATAGTGGAAATCAAGTGATACAGTGAGCAAAGAATTCCAAAATTGTATTGATAGGAAGCTGACATTGAATCACTGGAGGAAGACTGTTTATTATTTAATGTCAATATGAGTCTCTATGTTCCCCTCTGCTGCATTATGTGCACGGTGAACAAAAGCATGGAAACATTATGCAAAATATGAGTGGTAGGCAAGGCAGAGGAAACTGGTTATTATTTATCCTCCCTCACCAAGTAACCACATGCAGGGTCACTGCTCCATTTCTGCAATAAACTGGACACAGTAGGGAaaaagatgaagagaaagggaaaggATCCATGGAACCTTTCTGTTCTACAAGTTATAGTCCCATTGGAAATCATTAATAGAATCACTGTAGGATCTGCTGGCAAACTGTTTAAATTACTGCTGCCCTGAGTAGCATTAATTCACCCTATGTGCCACTGGTGGGCTCACATGGTAGCAGGTGGTGGGGCAGCTAATGGTATGAGTTTGGTTTTGCTAGCCATGATGTTATTGCTAATGATGGGATTAAGAGGGGTTCAGAGGCAGGGAATTTGTGTAGATAATCCAATATACCAAGATCTTCCTCCACTTTTTACCCCTGCCTAACGCACATCgcctcagccctgcctcactGTGGGGATGGTGTGGAAAAAGGAATCTTTTGAGCTCCTAAGGTCAGGTGTTCCCTTCTGTGcattttgaaatggaaaggaAAGATATCTCATGACAATTTACAAAATGTTTGTAATGTCTGTGAGGCTAATGTCACGTTTCAGTTCTGATGTTCTACCTAACTAAGGACCAACCTCTTCTCAGACTACATGCCCACACAAGTTTAAGAGGGAGTAAGAAAATCTGCATGAGTTACCTGGAGATAAGGTTCAGGCATGAAGGAATgagtgtgagctgggctctgagccAAATTCTCTCTTAGGGCTACTGTGGAGAGTGGTGTAGCTTATACAAAACCCCATACTCCAAATTATACCTAAAGTCAAATATCAGTCCACTCTGAGTATTTAGTTTCAAAAGATCATGGTGGAATAGTGACACTGGAATAAACAGGTCAATTTGCATACTGATGTATAAGTGTTCACTGTCAAATCTAGTTGCAGCTTAACAAGGGCATAATAGTCATAGGTTCAGTTAGCAAGCCAATTAACTATATGGATTTGCTATGTAAGGATTCACTGAGGCATTGTAGTCATAGTTCAGGAATATCGAGGACATGATAGGGCTTGGTATGACTGGCAAGTGTAGCTATTGAAGATAGATTTACAGTCAGATATTTGCATAATAAAGAGACAGATGGACCAGGAGCAGGCAGAAGAGGTTTTAGGTTTAAAGGGTGttagtaaaaaaataaatcattcctttagtgcagtggttcccaaagtggggttcgcgaacccctgggggttcgcagaacgttacagggggttcgcAAGAAAAAATTCattaatggcggccagaggaccccggcattggaggcagcaggtgggacctggttgcagggcagacaaccagagccccagggagagcggtgCCGGGAAGTTGGGGCcggaagcccaagccctgcccccgtcagcgggggagccggcagcccgagccccagcgctccggcggggATGGCAACCCTGAGCCcaagggagagcggggccgggcacttggggccggcagcccgagccctgcccctgtcagcggggcagccggcagcccaagccccagcgcTCCGGTGGGGCTGGTAGCCCCGAGCCCCTTGAGAACGGGGCCGGGCAattggggccggcagcccaagccctgcccccgtcagcgggggagccggcagcccaagccccagcgctccagtggggctggcagcccggagccccttgaGAACGGGGCCAGGCAattggggccggcagcccaagtcctgcccccgtcagcgggggagccggcagccctgagccccagcgctccggcagggctggcagccccgagccccagggagagcggggccgggaagttggggccggcagcccgagccctgcccccatcagcgggggagccgACAGCCCCGAGCCCCTtcagagcggggccgggcagttggggccggcagcccaagccctgcccctgtcagcgggggtgccggcagccctgagccccagcgctccggtggggctggcagccccgagccccttcagagcggggccgggcacttggggccggcagcccgagccctgcccccgtcagcgggggagccggcagccctgagccccagcgctccagtggggctggcagccccgagCCCCTTGAGAATGGGGCCAGGAaattggggccggcagcccgagccctgcccccgtcagcgggggagccggcagccctgagccccagcgctccggcggagctgggagccccgagcctcagggagagcggggccgggcagttggggccagcagcccgagccccagcggtCAGCGGAACCTGCAGCACAAGCTCAGTGGAGCTCAGTTGACCGGGGCGGTCAATGGggtccagcagcaggagccccagggagTGTGGATCCAGTAGCCCAGGCCCTGGTGCGGGGCcagtagcctgagccctgtggtggGCAGGTTGGCAGCTGAGACccccagacctgcaggtggcagcTCGGACTCCTGTCTTTGTCAGACAGGGGAAGttggcatggagggcagagttAGCAGGAGCAATGCTGTACGTGGGGGGTGGTCCAAGTTAATTTGTCCCTCGCAGGACACCCTCCTAGGGAGAAACCTCGTggcggaagaaaagctgtttgggAGCCAAACCAGCCGGAAGCACGTTGTAGCCAGTGTAGCAGTGTTAAGGTGCCTCTGTAATTGTCATTCTCTCTGGagtgctgttttgcttcagtgagacTTGAGTGAATCTTCTCATTTTCTAGTTTGTTGGTTGTTAGCAGTCTCTCTGTGTTGTTTTTATTAGAACTTTTGTACACAAGTTCAATGGATAAGTGGctgaaaaaggaaagtgtaaaGACGCAAGAATCAGCTAGTGTTTCCTCAAGTCCACACTGCGGAAAATCTACGtctaatgatcatgatggtcctggaaagtcacttacaaagaaaaaaaatatgatgatgattatataaaatatggctttacatgCATTGGTGATCAAGAATGTCCAAAACCACTGTGTGTGATTTGTGGTGATGTTCTAGCAAACAGCAGCCTCAAACCTTCTCTACTTCGGCGCCATTTAGAAACTAGGCATCCTGCACAACTCGACAAGCCTGTTGATTTTTTCAAGCGAAAATTAGCTGAGAGGAAAAGTGACATTACCAGTTTTATATCCAAAGCAAGAACTGCTAATGAAAATGCACTTGAAGCATCATACCGCGTGAGCTACCGAGTAGCTAAAGCATCAGAAGCCCATGCCATAGCAGAGAGCTTGATTGGTCCATGTATAAAAGACGTAGTTCATTGCATGCTcggagaaaaggctgcaaaaaggattgACATGGTACCTTTGTCCAATAATACGTTGTCACAAAGAATTAATGACATGTCAAATAACGTAGAGACCACAATTGTACAGAGAGTGAAAAATAGTCCATATTATGCTATACTGTTGGATGAATCAACTGATGTAGCTAATCTAGCTATTTTGCTACTGTTTGTACGTTATGTGAATGAAGGTCTGGTTGAAGAAGACTTGTTGTTTTGCCGACCACTGGAAGAACGTACAACTGGAGAAGATATCTTCAATCTGACTAatgcatattttcaagaaaaggaaatagattggTCCCGTTGCCTAGGCATTTGCACTGATGGGGCCACATCAATTACGGGGAAGTATACTGGATTTGTAGCTCGAACAAAAAAGGTTGCATCAAAAGTCTCTTGGACTCATTGCATCATCCATAGACAAGCCCTCGCAACAAAACACATGCCTGAGGGactgaaggaagtgctggacaatgcagtgaaaatggtgaatttcataaaatcacggccaacaaattccagaatatttcacGTACTTTGTGAAGAAATGGGTAGTATACACGATTGTCTGTTGACCCATACTGAAGTTAGATGGCTCTCACGGGGCAAAATCCTGGTGCGCTTGTTTGAGCTTAGAACGGAAATCCTAGTTTTTTTCAACAGCCACCCTTTCCACCTTGCCAGCTGTATGGAAAATAATGTCTGGCTCCAGAGCCTAGCTTATTTAGCAGATATTTTCTCAAGAATTAATGACCTAAATTTATCTCTTCAAGGTCtcaatataacagttttcaatgtgCAAGACCGAGTTGAATCCATGATAAAGAAGTTGCAGTTCTGGGAAAGCTGTTTGGAAAACAATCAAACTGAGTGTTTCCGTAATCTTTatgacttcctggcagaacataaacttcagttggatcagtgcactaaaaccaatataactgcacacctaaaaggactttgcacaacATTCAGGGATTACTTTCCAGCTATATCAGGCGATAATGACTGGATTCACAACCCTTTTGATGATACCACTTTCTCAACACAGATATtgaacactgaggaaaaagagaaattgattgagATCTCCTGTGATTACGAACTGAGAAGGAGTTTCAGAAATCTGTCATtgatcaacttttggctgagtttaagaaacgagtacccccttctggcagaaaaagctgctgcagttttgttaccattttcaacaacatacttatgcgagaaagcgttttcctcgtatgcacatctgaaaacgaaatacagaaacagacttgatgccgaaccagacctgagactttatctttctccaAAGGTTCCGGACTTCAAAGaactatgcagagcaaagcaagcgcatccatcacactgaggaaattgaaatttaaaatcctggaaatattcatttttagaagggggttcacgagatttcacaatttagagaAAGGGGTTCgtgggctgttaaagtttgggaaccactgctttagtgaAATCAGTTTGAATAATACAAATGTTGATTAGTCACTACACTTCTCTGGGACAGAGGGAAGAGATTGTGTGAGCTAATGGGTGAAGATTATTATCAATGGCTGTAAAGGTTTTCCTGAGATTGCTTTTTTCAGCAGCAATTAACCCTGAGTATAAAGAACTTTGCCCAAATGCCACTCAGATAAAGGTGCTGATACTCTTTCCAGGAAAAATAATGAACTTAAAATACAGAGATCCTTCATTGCCACTTAAGCTTTTGACTAGAGGTAGATGCTGTAGGATCATTTGTATGTTTTCAGAGAGAAATGCAGGACAAAAGCACTTGGAAAAGGAACAATGTAATCAGTAATATGAGTGAGATTAATGTGGTAAAGATAATCAGCAGTTTCTGTCTGTTGACCAAACCAGTGAGGATTggattttacagaaaaaaacagaagGACAAAGAGGACAAAAATAATGgctacttagccctggtctacactacgagtttaggttgaatttagcatcATTAGATCgttttaaccctgcacccgtccacacgacaaagccatttttgtcgacttaaagggctcttaaaatcgatttctgtactcctccccaacgcggggattagcactgaaatcaaccctgctgggtcgaatttggggtagtgtggatgcaattcaacggtaatggcctccgggagctatcccagagtgctccattgtgaccgctctggacagcactctcaactcagatgcactggccaggtagacagaaaaagccccacgaacttttgaatttcatttcctgtgtggccagcgtggcaagctgatcagcacaggtgaccatgcagagctcatcagcacaggtgaccatggagtcccagaattgcaaaagagctccagcatggactgaatgggaggtactggatctgattgctgtatggggagacgaatacgtgctatcagaactccattccaaaagacaaaatgccagaatatttgaaaaaatctccaaggtcATGAAGGACAGatgctataacagggacccgcagcagtgccgcgtgaaacttaaggagctcaggcaagcctaccaaagaaccagagaggcaaacggccgctccgggtcagagccccagacatgccgcttctatgatgagcggcatgccattctagggggtgcccctacaactaccccacccctgtgcatgGACTCTGTCAATggattctcacgcaacagggatgcggattttggggacgaggaagatgatgaggaggaggttgaagatagcacacagcaagcaagcagagaaactgttttccccgacagccaggaactgtttttcaccctggatctagtaccctcccaacccacccaaggtGGGCACCCGGaccttgaaggcagagaagggacctctggtgagtgtacctttgtaaatagaatacatggtttaaaagcaagcatgtttaattattaatttgcccgtaagacttgggatgcattggcggccagtacaactactggaaaagtctgttaacgtgaatggggatggagcggaaatcctccagggacatctcagtgGATGTACTCGcagggtcacctggttgaaataggggaattttattaaggggacattcagaggtggccattcctgtTGGGCTTTTTGCCTGTGGCTtaacagaaatcatccccgctgttagccacgtggtcgggggaggggtgaagcgatcatcccagataattcagtgtgtgtgtgtggggggggggttagttgggtttgtgctgcacattaacccgtaaactgcagcccctccttttaaatggccaacccattttaaatggccaacccaacgggtgcttggtatgggaaatgagggcgctgctgtttgaaaccacgcccacatgttatgaaggttaaagaagccaaaagactgtggcttaccatgtctgcctgcaagctgaattctgttgcccgccggccctgcgtgtgtgatctctcacaccaaaccggcaggccctcaataatgcgaccttgtaaagaaagcacacgtgctatgtaatgttaataGCTTGattcaccatgaaagagtctacccattgttctctaaaatgtgtctttctaaatactactctccctttttttccttccacagctgcaaatgtttcaacactccccgtatcatctccgtcccagaggctagcgaagattagaaggcaaaaaaaatgcactcacaaagaaatgttctctgagctcatgcagtcctcccacactgaaagagcccagcagaggaggcagacactgtcagagtgcaggaaagcacaaaatgaacatgaggacaggtggcgggagcaagaggagagatgGTGGGATCAAGATGATTGGTGGCATCagtgtgatgagaggaggcaggaagcaatgcttaggctactggaggatcaaactgatattctccggcgtattgttgaggtgcaggaaaggcagcaggagcacagaccgccactgcagcccctgtgtaaccaaccgccctcctccccaagttccatagcctcctcacccagatggcAAAGAACGCAGTTGgagggcctctggccacccaaccactccaccccagaggactgcccaagcaacagaaagctggcatttaataagttttgaagtgcagtgtggccttgtccttccctcctccaccaccccacctggtgcttccctcctcccccacccctcctgggctaccttggcagttatccccccatttgtgtgacaaattaataaagaatccatgaatttgaaacaacaatgattttattgcctctgcaagtggagatcaaaggggggatgggagggtggttggcttacagggaagtagagtgaaccaagggggtgggttttcatcaaggagaaacaaacagaactttcacaccgtagcctggccagtgatgaaactggttttaaaagcTTCTGTGATTTGCagtgcaccctgctgtgctcttctaaccaccctggtgtctggctgtggccaggcgatttgcctcaacctcccaccctgccataaacgtctcccccttactctcagatattgtggagcacacagcaagcagtaataacaatgagaatattggtttcgctgaggtctaaccgagtcaataaactgcgccagcgcacttttaaatgtccaaatgcacattccaccaccattctgcacttgcctagcctatagttgaacagcttcTGACTACTGTCCAGAATGCCTGTGTACGGtgtcatgagccatggcattaaggggtaggctgggtccccaaggataactataggcatttcaacatccccaacagttattttctgatctggaaagtaagtcccttgctgcagctggtcacacagaccagagttcctaaagatgcaagcatcatgtacctttcccagccatcccacgttgatgttggtgaaaggtcccttgtgatccaccagtgcttgagcaccactgaaaagtaccccattcggtttatgtactggctgccttggtggtccggtcccaagatagggatatgcgttccgtttatcgccccaccacagttagggaatcccattgcagcaaagccatccactatgacctgcacatttcccagagtcactacccttgatagcagcagctcagtgattgtgttggctacttggatcacagcagcccccacagtagatttgcccatgccaaattGATttccgactgaccagtagctgtctggcattgcaagtttccagagggctattgccactcgcttgtgaactgtgagggctgctctcatcttggtattattgtgcttcagggtgggggaaagcaagtcacaaagttccatgaaagtgcccttacgcatgcgaaagtttcgcagccactgggaatcatcccagacctgcaacactatgcagtcccaccagtctgtgcttgtttcccgggcccagaatcagcattccacagcatgaacctgcccccttagcaccatgatgtccaaattgccagggcctgtgctttgagagaactctgtgtccatgtcctcatcactctcgtcaccgcgctgccattgcctcctcgcctgcttttgaagtttctggtgctgcatatGCAGGAGGATAATGcatgtggtgtttacagtgctcataactgccgtggtgatctgagcggtcTCCATGCTTGACGTAGTATGTCGTCTGccgaaaaaaggtgcgaaataaTAGTGTTAGTAGTGGTGATGAGCCAACAAAGTACCTGGATAGACAGGTAGATGGAACACCTTTTACTGGgcaaaatattttcactgaatTCTAAGTTCACTAAAGCATGCATTTTTCGGGGCACAGAATTATTGAAGAATTTGGGTTCAATTCAGaaatagtttcagccaaaaaatactgaaaacaaaaattttgaaaatgtcaaaagtttgttttgaaaaaaataaaaacaaactgttTCAAAAGGGTTGTTGAAAAAGTCATTTGActcaacattcaaaatatttaatttcaacttgAATTAAGATTTCAGTTTTGCATTTTGTccaatgaaatgaaaatgaaaatgaaatgaaaaaaaattcagtttcggttcaaaacaatacattttccccccattttttgttttgttttgtctgctCTATACCCAACAGAACAAATAGaaaccttttctgaaccttttaaaatttcaatatatattttttgagatggggcaaccacatctgcacgcagtattcaagatgtgggcatatcatagatttatatagaggcaatatgatattttctgtcttattatctatccctttcttaatgattctcaacattgTTCCCttctttgactgccgctgcatattgagtggatgttttcagagaactatccacaatgactccacaacctctttcttgagtggtaacagctaatgtagaccccatcattttatatgtatagttgggattatgttttccaatgtgcattgctttgcatttatcaacaatgaatttaatctgccatttagttacccagtcacccagttttgaaagaACCTTTTGTatctcttcgcagtctgcctgggatttgactatcttgagtagttttgtatcatctgcaaattttgctaccttgctgtttacccctttttccagatcatttatgaatatgttgaataggagtgggcccagtacagacccctgggggacaccactatttatctctctccattctgaaaattgaccatttagtcctaccctttgtttcctatcttttaccagttactgatccatgagaggaccttccctcttatcccatgaaagCAAATTAAGTCAAAAGTCAAAGAgcaattaattatattatatttcaaCAATGTCTAATTTAGAAAAGAAGGATTTTTGCTTCCAAAGGCTCCTAAATTCAAACTAAAATTGTACTgggtggaagggaaaaaaatcagttctaaATGCAAGAATTTCACTGGGAACTTCCTTCCTATTTAAACTTTAAAGTGTCAGGTATCTGTTGCTAGGTGTTATAGGGGATTGTTATTCTATCCTGTCCTCTGAAAATAGCTGGTCTTCTATTTGGCTTTTCAATATAATGCAGTAGGAAATAAAATTATAGAGAGCCCTTTATAAATGTTCTGAGGGTGTTTTGAATAAAGAAAACAACACCATTGCTGTATTTATTCAACTTTGAAGGGCTCTGGCTTATTCAGTTTCATCTAGGAATGGAATCCATA
This genomic window from Emys orbicularis isolate rEmyOrb1 chromosome 3, rEmyOrb1.hap1, whole genome shotgun sequence contains:
- the LOC135876210 gene encoding zinc finger BED domain-containing protein 5-like, with the translated sequence MVPIKVCVMNAAEAAICQLPKQNPEWDWATPQQQAFDMLKQIIGDVPVLKYYQPEEPLKCQCDTPEKEYPITELTKQSSEDTGGMKNQNPVTSDGIHVAARRMEILDMASNQRNQFIRWGKQYHGDNQHVAEYNENEELWADYAEKKKPLLIDLSKKDIQLFLLGHQMKIPPFLKDLSDETSVYTCLVTDTVVTYKEKKYDDDYIKYGFTCIGDQECPKPLCVICGDVLANSSLKPSLLRRHLETRHPAQLDKPVDFFKRKLAERKSDITSFISKARTANENALEASYRVSYRVAKASEAHAIAESLIGPCIKDVVHCMLGEKAAKRIDMVPLSNNTLSQRINDMSNNVETTIVQRVKNSPYYAILLDESTDVANLAILLLFVRYVNEGLVEEDLLFCRPLEERTTGEDIFNLTNAYFQEKEIDWSRCLGICTDGATSITGKYTGFVARTKKVASKVSWTHCIIHRQALATKHMPEGLKEVLDNAVKMVNFIKSRPTNSRIFHVLCEEMGSIHDCLLTHTEVRWLSRGKILVRLFELRTEILVFFNSHPFHLASCMENNVWLQSLAYLADIFSRINDLNLSLQGLNITVFNVQDRVESMIKKLQFWESCLENNQTECFRNLYDFLAEHKLQLDQCTKTNITAHLKGLCTTFRDYFPAISGDNDWIHNPFDDTTFSTQILNTEEKEKLIEISCDYELRRSFRNLSLINFWLSLRNDLVEFLGKYDDVTPEHLRRVLRKEAMDHYCSKTIKNEMIDLMARKVIDNILMWLGKVKYYAIIIDCTPDISHSEKMLFTVRFIDKNGCIQAKEHFICFWSVDDSTGKDLTELFINVLNENKIKLQDCCS